The window AACATGAAAATATTTTATTAACGGAGGATTAGCTATAAATTGCATAAAAATCAAAAATCAGGAATGAATATTTCTAAGGAAAAAGTTTTACAGGCCCTATCTACAGTGGAAGATCCCGATCTAAAAAAAGATTTGGTGACACTCGGTATGATTCAGGATTTGGAAATTATTAGTGACCAAAAAATTTCTTTTAAGGTGGTGTTGACCACTCCTGCTTGTCCTTTAAAGGAGTTGATCAGGATGAATTGTGAAGAGGCCTTAAAAAAAGCACTTGGTGAGGATGTGGAGGCAGATATCTTGATGACCTCAAATGTAACGACAGTCAGAAATGATGCGCCCTTATTACCAAATGTGAAAAATATTATCGCCATAGCCTCAGGTAAAGGCGGGGTAGGGAAGAGCACTTGTTCCTCAAATTTGGCTGTTGCCTTGGCTAAATCAGGCGCTAAAGTAGGCTTGATAGATGCAGATATATTTGGCCCCTCTGTACCAACAATGTTTAATGTGGAAGGTGAGCAACCGGCCATCAAACAAGAGAATGGTAAGAATATAATAATTCCCATAGAGCAGTATGGAGTGAAATTGATGTCCATAGGTTTTTTGACTCCTGCAGAAAATGCAGTTGTCTGGAGAGGTCCCATGGCCAGCTCTGCTTTGAAGCAGTTTATTGGAGATGTAGATTGGGGAGAATTGGATTACCTGCTGAT of the Cyclobacterium marinum DSM 745 genome contains:
- a CDS encoding Mrp/NBP35 family ATP-binding protein encodes the protein MNISKEKVLQALSTVEDPDLKKDLVTLGMIQDLEIISDQKISFKVVLTTPACPLKELIRMNCEEALKKALGEDVEADILMTSNVTTVRNDAPLLPNVKNIIAIASGKGGVGKSTCSSNLAVALAKSGAKVGLIDADIFGPSVPTMFNVEGEQPAIKQENGKNIIIPIEQYGVKLMSIGFLTPAENAVVWRGPMASSALKQFIGDVDWGELDYLLIDLPPGTSDIHLTMVQTLPVTGAVIVTTPQKVALADATKALTMFKQAQINVPILGVVENMAYFTPAELPDNKYYIFGQGGGRKLSEKYDVTYLGEIPLVQGIRESGDSGYPAVLKEGVMAEAFSNFAEGVARQVAIRNAAASKTEVVQVKV